CACACGTGGTTATCAGATTGACACATTAGCACGCCAGCATTTGTGGGCAGAAGGCTATGATTATGACCACGGCACAGGCCATGGTGTTGGCCACTTCCTAAATGTTCATGAAGGCCCTGCTAGTATATCGAAGCGACAGATTGATGTTCCTTTAGTCGAAGGGATGGTGCTTTCAAACGAGCCGGGCTATTACCGCGCTGATGCCTTTGGAATTCGTATTGAAAACCTAGAGCTAGTGGTTGAGACTGAAACCAATGGTGACTTTCCAGTTCTTTCGTTCGAGTCTCTAACTCGTTGTCCGATCGATACAAGAAATATTGATGTTAATATGCTAACTAAGCCAGAGCTGGCATGGTTAAATGATTACCACCAAAAAGTTTGGCATGATATTAGCCCCTTAGTCGAAGGGGATGTAAAGGAGTGGTTAGAAAAAGCAACCCAACCACTTCACTACTGATTACTGTAGCAATCGATTCTTGCACTAAAGCTCTCCAATGGAGAGCTTTAGGTTTAAGCGTATCACTAATGTTCCACGTGAAACACTTTAAGCACTTCAGCCGGAATAGACTGAGTGCCAATCCCTCCATACTGGATCAAAACCTCTGGCGCGAATCATCGCTTCAACTGAGCTTGCACTTCTCTCATCACTGATCTCGAACTGCTCCAATTCCGTTTCTTCTGATGCGTAGCCACCAGGTTGTGTTTTTGATGCTGCAGACATTGACGTAATACCCAGTGGCAAAACATTATCTCTGAAGTGTGCTGATTCACGTGTCGATAGAGAGAGTTCTACTTCAGGATTGAGTAATCGATATGCGCAAATCAATTGCACTAACTGCTTGTCACTCATCTCCGATTTAGGTTGCAATGCCCCCGCGCATGGTCTTAATCTTGGAAACGAAATTGAATAACGCGTTTGCCAGTATTTACGCTCTAAATAATCAAGGTGAGCAGCAACATAGAAGCAGTCAGTTCTCCACTCCTCCAAGCCGATCAATGCGCCAATACCTATTTTATCTATGCCGGCTTTTGCTAACCGATCCGGAGTTTCTAAGCGATATTCAAAATCCGTTTTGTTGCCTCGCAGGTGATGCTCCGCATACGTCGAAGGGTGATAAGTTTCCTGATACACCATGACAGCATCCAGACCTAATGATTTGAGTTCTGCGTACTGGTCTTGTTCAAGCGGCTGCACTTCCATCGCTAAGTAGTTAAATTTCTGTTTAATGATGGGCAACATCTCACGGAAGTACTTCATCCCCACTTTAGTTTCATGCTCACCTGTCACTAATAATATGCTATCAAACTTCATCTGTTTAATGGCATTCATTTCAGCTCTGACTTCTTCTTGATTCAGGGTTCGACGTTTGATGCGATTTTCCATTGAAAAACCGCAATAAGTACAAGCATTAGCACACAGGTTCGACAAGTAAAGAGGAATATATAACGAAAGCGTATTGCCAAAGCGCTGTCTAGTTAAAGCATAAGACTGCTGGGCCATTGCTTCTATGTAAGGCTCTGCAGCAGGTGAAATTAGTGCCTTAAAGTCTTCTAGATCACGCTTGGGCTTAGCCAATGCTCGCTCAACGTCTTGCGCGGTTTTGGCATATATCGACATCGAAATGTCATCCCAATTTAACCTGTTAAATTGGTCTGTAAAAGTCATTCTCACACCTACTCATATTAGAGATCATCAAGGAATGACGTCAAAGGGCTCGATGCAACAGCATGAGAGACTTGCCCAGCCAAGCCAGCTTCATAGGCTAGTCGGCCAGACTCAACGGCCATCTTAAATGCCGTTGCCATTGATATTGGATCAGAGGCCGCTGCTATTGCTGTGTTTACAAGTACGGCATCCGCTCCCATTTCCATTGCTCTTGCTGCATGTGAAGGCGCGCCAATTCCCGCATCCACTACAACCGGCACATTAGCTTGGTCAATAATGATCTCAAGAAAGTCATGCGATGCTATGCCCTTATTTGAGCCAATTGGAGCTCCTAAAGGCATCACGGCTGCACACCCTACCTCTTCCAACCTCTTACACAGAACTGGGTCCGCATGGCAATATGGCAAAACCGTAAATCCGTCTTTCACCAGTTGCTCGGCTGCTAATAATGTTTCAATGGGATCTGGCATTAGATATTTTGGATCAGGATGAATTTCGAGCTTTAACCAGTTCGTTTCTAGCGCCTCTCTGGCTAAATGCGCTGCAAAAACTGCATCTTTCGCATTTTTTGCCCCCGAAGTATTAGGCAATAAATTCACTCCTGATTGGAGCAAAGGCTGTAGGATATCATCTTGGTGATCATGCACATCTACTCGCTTAAGTGCCATTGTAGCTAATTGAGAACCAGACGCCTTTATTGCGTTTTCCATTAGATACTTGCTGGCAAACTTTCCTGTACCCGTAAACAACCTTGAACTAAACTCTTTGTCTGCGATCTTCAGCATGGCTATTATCCCCCGGCGATGGCCTGAAAAAGTGAAATGGTATCTCCTTCACTCAGACATGTTGTGCACCACTCACTACGAGGCACAACCGTATTGTTAATAGCAAACACACAGCCGATTTCAGGCAGTGAAAATTGCTTAATAATGCTCTCTAAGTCCGACCCCGCACTCACATTATAAGGCCGTTCATTTACTATGATTTGTATCTCTCTCATCATTTCGCTTCTTTATTAATCGGTTATAGCGCTTAACCTCTGCAAACAGCGCAATGTTTATCACGGGCAATTGTCATCACTTGCCATTCAAGAGTTAATCCGTTGAATAGATGGAGTTGACTAGGAAGAAAACTGAACCTTCCCATTGCCAGCCTTTGTATCGCAGCCAGTGCTTGATAGTTTCCCAATGTGCCTACAACAGGACCAACAACGCCACTATCGCTGCACTTTTTAGGTTGTATTAGTTCATCAAAAGGATAAAGACAGCGATAGCACCCCATCTTGCTGCGCTCTTTTTGCGAATAATCAAATACAGCAAACTGGCCTTGCCAGCCTACGGCTGCAGCAGAGATAAGTGGCTTGCTCTGTTTGAAACACACTGAATTGACTAATTGGCGCGTTTCAAGATTGTCCGTACAATCTAAAACAACATCGGCCAGCATAACTTCTAAAGCGAGTTGAGACTCTGAAAGCCGTTGAGAGATCGTGCGCAAGCTGATGCCCGAGTTTAGGGCACTCAACTGGTCTCGTATTGCCTTCGTCTTTTCCTCACCGAGGTTAGCCTCTCGATAAACGATCTGACGTTGCAAATTAGTACTATCTACCTTGTCATCATCAACAAGCACTATTTTTCCAACACCAGCTGCAGCTAGGTATAATCCTGCCGCACTTCCCAAGCCACCACAGCCAATGACAAGGGCATGGGCTCGATTCAATCTGTATTGACCATCTTCACCAATCTCAGGTAATGACACCTGTCTGTGATAACGTAAAAACTCTTGGTCTGTTAGCACGTTGAGGACTCCTCCGTTAGCCCTCTGAAGAATTGGACGGCATGCTCACATGAAGGCGCGTTGGTAATGGCACTAACCAGTGCCAAACTTGTCACACCACAGTCCCACACTGATTTGGCGTTTGCAGTGTTAATCCCTCCGATCGCAACGGTTGGTATCACAGCGGTTCCATTAGCGGACATAGAGTTAACCAATTTCTGATATAGGGCTAAGCGGACCAAACCTTGTGGGCTGGACATCAATTGCTTGGTTTTTGTTGGAAAGATGTGACCCAAAGCTAAATAGCTTGGATTGAACTGTGCAACTCGTAGCAACTCAAAATAACCATGTGTAGACAGACCTAAGCAGATATTGGCTTCTGCTAACACTTCAAGGTCAAGCTTCTCTAAGTCTTCTTGTCCTAGATGGACACCGAAGGCTTGATGCTCAATTGCTAACTGCCAGTGATCATTGATAAACACTTGTGCATCATACTGGAGGCCTAGCTCGATTGATCGAACAATCTGTTGCTCTAAATCGAGTTGTTGCGAGTCCTTAATACGTAGTTGTACCGTCTTAACCCCCATCTTCAAGAGTTTCTCGACCCAATCCGCGCTATTAACTACCGGATATAACGCCATCGCAGATTTACACACAGTAGGAAATAAGAGTTGCTTCCCTTTAGTCACACTATCAGTTTGAATACCGGAGCTAATATCCTCAATAAGCGGAATAGGAAAATCTTCGATACATTCGGCCCATGTTTCACGTGAAACATTTATCATTGCCCGAGAAAGGGTCAATGCATCTTCAATCGTGAATTGCAATGAAAGTAGAACAATAACCCAAGATAAGTGACGTATTTCTTCGGTATAGGGAATATGATCCGAGCTTGCCAGCGCATTGCTACCATGGCCATGCAAATTAGCCCAAATATCTATTGATTGTTCTTTCTCTGTAATATTGAGATAAACGTGCACTGGAAACTTGGAAGGCACATACTCTGTAAGAGACAGTTGTGAGTAGTAAATGAGGTAGTAATCTAAATTACCAACCGGAGAAGAACTGATTAAATCAGCCCCAAGAGCAATCGTGCTTTCGCCCTGAGTGACCTGAATAGTTTGAGCAGGGCTAATGCCCAACTCAAACTTATCTATTTCAAACCCTTGCTTCTTGGCCAGCCGCAGGCACAACCCCACCTCATGATGGAGTGTATCCATCATAGCTGGAATAAGGATCTTCACCGTTATCCCTCCGTGACCGAAGTTACTGCAGGGTGATAAAGCTCAGAGCCAGTCTCTCTAAACTCTTTAGACTTTTGACGCATGCCTTCCAATGGGTCATCAAGCAATTTGATTGAGATGGCTTGGTCCGCCGCGACTTGATCAATATCTTTTGCGTATTCTCGAACTTCCTGAGAGATCTTCATTGAGCAGAATTTCGGGCCACACATAGAGCAGAAATGGGCAACTTTACCTGACTCCTGGGGCAAGGTTTCATCATGGAATGCACGGGCAGTATCAGGGTCAAGCGCAAGGTTGAACTGATCTTCCCAACGAAATTCAAATCGAGCCTTAGATAAGGCATTATCACGAATCTGAGCACCTGGATGCCCTTTCGCTAAATCGGCAGCGTGAGCGGCAAGTTTATAAGTGATCAGTCCTGTCTTTACATCTTCTTTGTTAGGCAAGCCTAGATGTTCTTTTGGAGTCACATAACACAGCATTGCACAGCCATACCAACCAATCATTGCAGCACCTATACCCGACGTAATATGGTCGTAGCCGGGAGCAATGTCTGTCGTGAGAGGGCCGAGCGTATAGAAAGGCGCCTCATGGCAATGCTCTAGCTGCTCTTCCATGTTCTCTTTAATCATATGCATTGGCACATGCCCTGGGCCTTCAATGATCACCTGAACATCATACTCCCATGCGATCTTTGTAAGTTCTCCAAGCGTGCGTAATTCTGCAAACTGGGCTTCATCATTGGCATCTGCAATTGATCCAGGACGCAAACCATCACCAAGCGATAGTGCCACGTCATACTTAGCACAGATTTCACAGATCTCGCGGAAATTGGTATAGAGGAAACTTTCTTGATGATGAGCCAAACACCATTTAGCAATGATAGAGCCACCGCGTGAGACAATGCCTGTCACGCGCTTGGCTGTCATAGGGACATAGCGAAGGAGTAAACCTGCGTGGATAGTAAAGTAATCAACGCCCTGCTCGGCTTGTTCAATTAAAGTGTCACGCATTACCTCCCAATTGAGATTTTCGGCAATGCCGTTCACTTTCTCTAATGCTTGGTACATTGGTACAGTGCCGATTGGGACTGGGCTATTACGCAAAATCCATTCGCGAGTCTCGTGAATATTACGACCAGTAGACAGGTCCATCACTGTATCGCCCCCCCAACGTGTCGACCAAACCAACTTTTCAACTTCTTCTTCAATTGATGAGGTCACAGAGGAGTTACCAATGTTGGCGTTTACCTTCACAAGAAAGTTACGGCCAATGATCATAGGCTCAGATTCTGGGTGATTGATGTTTGAAGGGATAATAGCGCGACCTTCAGCGACCTCTCTGCGTACAAATTCAGCGCTGATTTCGTCTGGAAGATTAGCCCCAAAGCTTTGGCCTGAGTGCTGCTGATTAAGAACCTGATCTCGATACTTTGCGCGCCCCATATTTTCACGTAACGCAATATACTCCATTTCAGGTGTAATAATGCCTTTACGTGCATAATGCAGCTGAGTAACACATTGGCCACCTTTAGCACGACGGATGCGTGGCAGGTTGCCATAACGAAGCTCATCGAGCGTTTCATCTTCCAGCCGTTGCTTGGTGTACATTGAACTCACATCATCGAGCACTTCTGTATCATTGCGCTCTTCTATCCACTTCTCTCTCAGCTTAGGTAAACCACTGTACAGGTCTATGGTATGAGTAGGATCGGTATAGACTCCTGAAGTGTCATAAACCCTGATAGGTTCATTAGGCTCGAAAATCGGCTCTTCTTTTGTGCCACCAATAAGGCTATCAGCTAGAGTGATTTCGCGCATAGGCACACGAATATCTGGGCGTGAACCTTGTACGTATACCTTGCGTGAATTGGGGTACGGTTGTACCGAGAGAGAATCAATAAACTGTTTTGCTTCCAGTCTCGCTTGCTTGCGACTCGACATAGCATTTTTCCTTGCTTTGTTATTCTAGATAAAAAGATTTTGGATAAAAATGCTTGGCGGATAGATGCGACAAGAGGTATCAAAGTAATAAAGAAATGTATTACTTGAATGTAGATAGATCACAGGTGCGAAAATACAGTGATCTCTTCTCCTGTTCCCTTCGCAGATACTAATCTGATCAGGTTCAACGGATCCCGAATTAACGGTCTCAGCCTTATGGCACTCCGACAAGTAAAATCAGTATATAAAAACGGCCTGGTGAAACCAAGCCGTGTAGAAGAATATTAGCGAAACTTTACCCCAAAATTAGCTCTTAATCAGTATTTGAAAGCCAATACCAGCCGCTGAGATACTAAGTATAACGTTTAATAGTACGTTGAGACCCATCTTAAAAAATGCACCTTGCTGCATGAGTAATACATTATCCATGGAAAAAGTCGAAAAGGTCGTCAGAGCCCCAAGAAAGCCTAAGCCAACGATTTGTCGCCAAGGTTCGGTGGCCAACATTTCATTTTCAAATGCCGCGATCAGCAAGCCCATAATAAATGAGCCCACTACGTTGACCGTCAACGTACCATAGGGAAAACCACGCCCAAGTAAAACAACACACAGTTCGGAAATTAAATACCGAGAACACGCACCAAAGGCGCCACCCAAAGCGATAAAACCGAGAATCGAAAGTTGTCCCATGGTTCCTCCTGTCAAATTCTGCCGTATTGTATCTGGAATAAGGCTATTTTCGAATCAAAATCGCAACACATTATCTCAAATTAATTCTGAGATTTAAAAAGTTACAGGAGTCACTTTACTTCAATGTAACCCATTAATCCGGTTTTCATGTGTTCAATCACATGGCAGTGATACATCCAGCGCCCTGGATTATCTGCAACAAACGCCGCTTTGGCTCTACCGTTTTTACCTAGCAGTACGGTATCGGTATGGAACGGTTCTGCAATCTTTTTACCGTCCATTTCTAGAACTGTGAATGTATGACCATGGATATGGATCGGGTGGTGATACTGGGTGACGTTCTTTAAGTCAAAAATATAAGTCTTCCCCAATTCAAGTGTTGCCAAAGGTGCTGGAATATTATTTTTGCTCATACCTTCCCATGACCGTTTATTGGTTAACCAGAATTTGGGCATAGCTTTACCATCTTTACTCGTTGGGGTAACCGCGCCCTCCCACTCAAAAACAAAGTCAATTTCCTCAGCATTAGCCAAATCAAGCTGAGGCACTGGATTCAATGGTAACTTGGGCAATGGTTGAGACTCAGGCAAAGAAGATTTAACAACGTCGAATTCACACAGATGGAATGGGAAACGTCCCTTCATTTGACGAACATAGACACGCTCACCAGCTTGAGGAGCAATAAGACCTATATCAACCCTCATTCCTGGGCCAATTTTATGCTGAGATAGCTTATAGGGCGTTTTTACCGGATTACCATCGATAGCGATGACCCATGCGTCAGCACCTTCCACTGCAATCGGGTAAGTAATAGTATTGTCGACATTTGCTATTCGCAACCGTGTGGTCGCTCTGGCCTTCAGTTGGTAAATCGGCTCATGTATACCGTTCACACTACTCCACTCCCCTGGAGTGCCCATTCGTGCACTCATACGCGGGATCATTAAGTCTTTCCACTGGCCTTGCTTGTCTAGGTGCCAGTGCTTAAGCATCAATTCATGCTCTTCATCAAAGATAACAGGCTGGCTCTCTTCAACAATGATCAATCCTACCAATCCCATTCCAAGTTGCTTCACACTGTTCATGTGCGGGTGATACCAGAATGTGCCGGCATCAGGTGGTGTAAA
This sequence is a window from Vibrio coralliilyticus. Protein-coding genes within it:
- the thiH gene encoding 2-iminoacetate synthase ThiH, whose amino-acid sequence is MTFTDQFNRLNWDDISMSIYAKTAQDVERALAKPKRDLEDFKALISPAAEPYIEAMAQQSYALTRQRFGNTLSLYIPLYLSNLCANACTYCGFSMENRIKRRTLNQEEVRAEMNAIKQMKFDSILLVTGEHETKVGMKYFREMLPIIKQKFNYLAMEVQPLEQDQYAELKSLGLDAVMVYQETYHPSTYAEHHLRGNKTDFEYRLETPDRLAKAGIDKIGIGALIGLEEWRTDCFYVAAHLDYLERKYWQTRYSISFPRLRPCAGALQPKSEMSDKQLVQLICAYRLLNPEVELSLSTRESAHFRDNVLPLGITSMSAASKTQPGGYASEETELEQFEISDERSASSVEAMIRARGFDPVWRDWHSVYSG
- a CDS encoding thiazole synthase, whose translation is MLKIADKEFSSRLFTGTGKFASKYLMENAIKASGSQLATMALKRVDVHDHQDDILQPLLQSGVNLLPNTSGAKNAKDAVFAAHLAREALETNWLKLEIHPDPKYLMPDPIETLLAAEQLVKDGFTVLPYCHADPVLCKRLEEVGCAAVMPLGAPIGSNKGIASHDFLEIIIDQANVPVVVDAGIGAPSHAARAMEMGADAVLVNTAIAAASDPISMATAFKMAVESGRLAYEAGLAGQVSHAVASSPLTSFLDDL
- the thiS gene encoding sulfur carrier protein ThiS, which produces MREIQIIVNERPYNVSAGSDLESIIKQFSLPEIGCVFAINNTVVPRSEWCTTCLSEGDTISLFQAIAGG
- a CDS encoding HesA/MoeB/ThiF family protein, whose protein sequence is MLTDQEFLRYHRQVSLPEIGEDGQYRLNRAHALVIGCGGLGSAAGLYLAAAGVGKIVLVDDDKVDSTNLQRQIVYREANLGEEKTKAIRDQLSALNSGISLRTISQRLSESQLALEVMLADVVLDCTDNLETRQLVNSVCFKQSKPLISAAAVGWQGQFAVFDYSQKERSKMGCYRCLYPFDELIQPKKCSDSGVVGPVVGTLGNYQALAAIQRLAMGRFSFLPSQLHLFNGLTLEWQVMTIARDKHCAVCRG
- a CDS encoding thiamine phosphate synthase, whose amino-acid sequence is MKILIPAMMDTLHHEVGLCLRLAKKQGFEIDKFELGISPAQTIQVTQGESTIALGADLISSSPVGNLDYYLIYYSQLSLTEYVPSKFPVHVYLNITEKEQSIDIWANLHGHGSNALASSDHIPYTEEIRHLSWVIVLLSLQFTIEDALTLSRAMINVSRETWAECIEDFPIPLIEDISSGIQTDSVTKGKQLLFPTVCKSAMALYPVVNSADWVEKLLKMGVKTVQLRIKDSQQLDLEQQIVRSIELGLQYDAQVFINDHWQLAIEHQAFGVHLGQEDLEKLDLEVLAEANICLGLSTHGYFELLRVAQFNPSYLALGHIFPTKTKQLMSSPQGLVRLALYQKLVNSMSANGTAVIPTVAIGGINTANAKSVWDCGVTSLALVSAITNAPSCEHAVQFFRGLTEESSTC
- the thiC gene encoding phosphomethylpyrimidine synthase ThiC encodes the protein MSSRKQARLEAKQFIDSLSVQPYPNSRKVYVQGSRPDIRVPMREITLADSLIGGTKEEPIFEPNEPIRVYDTSGVYTDPTHTIDLYSGLPKLREKWIEERNDTEVLDDVSSMYTKQRLEDETLDELRYGNLPRIRRAKGGQCVTQLHYARKGIITPEMEYIALRENMGRAKYRDQVLNQQHSGQSFGANLPDEISAEFVRREVAEGRAIIPSNINHPESEPMIIGRNFLVKVNANIGNSSVTSSIEEEVEKLVWSTRWGGDTVMDLSTGRNIHETREWILRNSPVPIGTVPMYQALEKVNGIAENLNWEVMRDTLIEQAEQGVDYFTIHAGLLLRYVPMTAKRVTGIVSRGGSIIAKWCLAHHQESFLYTNFREICEICAKYDVALSLGDGLRPGSIADANDEAQFAELRTLGELTKIAWEYDVQVIIEGPGHVPMHMIKENMEEQLEHCHEAPFYTLGPLTTDIAPGYDHITSGIGAAMIGWYGCAMLCYVTPKEHLGLPNKEDVKTGLITYKLAAHAADLAKGHPGAQIRDNALSKARFEFRWEDQFNLALDPDTARAFHDETLPQESGKVAHFCSMCGPKFCSMKISQEVREYAKDIDQVAADQAISIKLLDDPLEGMRQKSKEFRETGSELYHPAVTSVTEG
- the crcB gene encoding fluoride efflux transporter CrcB, producing MGQLSILGFIALGGAFGACSRYLISELCVVLLGRGFPYGTLTVNVVGSFIMGLLIAAFENEMLATEPWRQIVGLGFLGALTTFSTFSMDNVLLMQQGAFFKMGLNVLLNVILSISAAGIGFQILIKS
- a CDS encoding multicopper oxidase family protein; amino-acid sequence: MEISRRRFLQSSLAISALSVLPACSMNRSTDSQGRYVYDITAEPATAELVPGYQTQVLGFNGQIPAPTIRCRQGEPVTIRFTNKLSEPTTIHWHGLRIPIEMDGVPFLSQPPIMPGETFSYEFTPPDAGTFWYHPHMNSVKQLGMGLVGLIIVEESQPVIFDEEHELMLKHWHLDKQGQWKDLMIPRMSARMGTPGEWSSVNGIHEPIYQLKARATTRLRIANVDNTITYPIAVEGADAWVIAIDGNPVKTPYKLSQHKIGPGMRVDIGLIAPQAGERVYVRQMKGRFPFHLCEFDVVKSSLPESQPLPKLPLNPVPQLDLANAEEIDFVFEWEGAVTPTSKDGKAMPKFWLTNKRSWEGMSKNNIPAPLATLELGKTYIFDLKNVTQYHHPIHIHGHTFTVLEMDGKKIAEPFHTDTVLLGKNGRAKAAFVADNPGRWMYHCHVIEHMKTGLMGYIEVK